The Pristis pectinata isolate sPriPec2 chromosome 28, sPriPec2.1.pri, whole genome shotgun sequence genome includes a window with the following:
- the kbtbd13a gene encoding kelch repeat and BTB domain-containing protein 13, which translates to MQLAAGYVRVKVEDEIFTVEKRMLIEGSEYFRALFESGMRECSQEEIGLQQLPASGFTVTMRVLMGERPILDSDEITDAIECAAFLQVKPLTEHLIHIISSKNCIVMFQTAAVYGLFDLLHVSALFIRDVYSNVREDLSFLPEDQLDYIESLSPSTFVAVATHSPSAQYLDDRSRTICYLDEAENSWRTLTSLPVKASTSLAGIAVVDNNIYIVGGVDGLSKQIVKLNFCYNTERNSWSEFPSLQHLRHNLTLTGQGGCLYAIGGMYKNMVLATVEKYHVASNTWSFAAHLPRPGEGIACTQAMGRIFVCLWFPMDTTDIYEYKTQRDEWLLVTTLKRQQSYGHCMVAHMDNLYVIRNGPADDFLRCFIDCFNLTRQQWMSLSGYYFNSKGALFTATIRGDKVFTVNRMLTLIYDIQKDKWKPAKEGAGFPRSGSMHTFLLRLPKHSVSLTRHVARIFYGHGSGRHWQEQSLLLIPNYH; encoded by the exons ATGCAGCTGGCAGCGGGTTACGTGCGGGTGAAAGTGGAGGACGAGATCTTTACTGTGGAGAAGCGAATGCTGATTGAGGGCAGTGAATATTTCAGGGCTCTCTTTGAGTCCGGCATGCGGGAGTGTTCGCAGGAGGAGATCGGGCTGCAGCAGTTGCCGGCCTCTGGATTCACGGTAACGATGAGGGTTCTAATGGGGGAACGCCCCATTCTGGACAGCGACGAGATCACCGATGCCATTGAGTGTGCAGCCTTTCTCCAGGTGAAGCCTCTGACTGAACATCTTATCCACATCATCAGCTCCAAGAACTGCATTGTGATGTTTCAGACAGCGGCGGTGTATGGGCTCTTCGACCTTCTCCATGTATCTGCTCTGTTTATTCGAGACGTGTATTCCAATGTAAGGGAGGATTTGAGCTTTTTGCCTGAAGATCAGTTGGACTATATTGAATCCCTGTCTCCCAGCACATTCGTGGCCGTGGCCACTCACTCACCCTCCGCTCAGTATCTTGATGACCGTTCCAGAACGATTTGCTACTTGGATGAAGCAGAGAATAGTTGGAGAACCTTGACTTCGTTACCCGTCAAAGCTAGTACATCTCTCGCAGGCATTGCTGTGGTGGACAATAATATCTACATAGTTGGAGGAGTTGATGGTCTGAGCAAGCAGATCGTAAAGCTTAATTTTTGCTACAATACTGAAAGGAATAGCTGGAGTGAATTTCCCAGTCTGCAGCACCTTCGTCACAACCTAACACTGACAGGACAAGGTGGCTGCCTCTATGCTATTGGAGGAATGTACAAGAATATGGTGCTTGCAACGGTGGAGAAGTACCACGTGGCATCCAACACGTGGTCCTTTGCTGCACACCTTCCTAGACCTGGAGAGGGGATAGCGTGTACACAAGCAATGGGTCGGATTTTCGTATGCCTTTGGTTTCCAATGGACACCACGGACATCTATGAATACAAGACCCAGAGAGATGAATGGCTTCTTGTAACCACACTCAAACGCCAACAAAGTTATGGTCACTGCATGGTCGCCCATATGGACAACCTGTATGTTATAAGGAATGGACCAGCAGATGATTTTTTGAGGTGCTTTATTGATTGCTTCAACCTCACCAGGCAACAATGGATGAGCTTGTCAGGCTATTATTTCAACAGTAAAGGTGCACTTTTCACAGCAACCATCAGAGGCGATAAGGTTTTTACAGTAAACAGAATGCTAACCCTGATCTATGACATACAAAAAGATAAGTGGAAACCAGCAAAGGAAGGGGCTGGATTTCCCCGAAGTGGTTCCATGCATACCTTCCTACTTCGGCTACCAA AACATTCAGTTAGTTTGACTAGACATGTGGCCAGAATTTTCTATGGACACG gatctggacgtCACTGGCAAGAACAGtctttattgctcatccctaactaCCACTGA